The segment CGTCCGAAATGGGTATCTACAATGATCGCCGGTTCATCGTAGATATGCAACAAGACAACCCCGGCGGACTTCCGCCCCACACCGGGGATCTTCACCAGGGACTCCATTGAGCCCGGAACCATACCTTCATGATAGTCTAAAAGGTGACGGGATGCCCCTATAATGCTCTGACTTTTTCGCCGAAAAAACCCCACCGAGTGAATCAGCTGCTCCACCTCCTCCTGCGATGCCTGGGCCAGCTCCCGGGGGCCGGGGAAGCGGGAAAAAAGACCGGGAAGAACAGCGTTTACCTGCTCGTCCGTGGTCTGCGCCGAGAGGATCACCGCAATGAGAAGCTCGAAGGGAGACCGATAATCAAGCATACTGGGGGTTTGCTGGTACTCCCCTTCCAGAATTTTCAGTATTTTCAGGATTCGTTCCGATGAAACATCCATAGCCCGGGTAAGATACCACCTCCCTTCAGGGAAGGAAAGATAGAAACAGGAGGACGGCATAGCCATGGCGCGAGTATTTGTGATTGAAGATAACGAGGGCCTGCGAGAAGCGATCGTCTCGTATCTGGAGCTTTCCGAACACCAGGTCTATCCTTTTGGCACGATTGACGGGGTGATCGAGGCAGCCAGAACCCTGGAACCGGAGCTCTTTATCCTGGATGTGATGCTCCCCGACGGTGATGGCTTTCACCTTGCCAGGTCGTTACGAAAACATCTCTCCACGCCCATTATTTTCCTCACGGCCCGAACCTCCGAATCTGACCGGATCACAGGATTCGAGTTGGGCGGAGATGACTATGTCACCAAGCCCTTCTCCATGAAAGAGCTTGTCTTGCGCGTTCGGGCGGTCCTGAGCCGCGCTGCCTTGGCGACCGGCCCCGCACGGGAAGAAGCCCTGCTTTCCGGGGGCCCCAGGGCATCCGGCGCAATTACCGCTCGATGGATTCTCCCGGATACACCGGAAGCAGGGATGCTTTGCCTGGAGGAAGAGGCTCACCGGATCACCCTGGGAGAAAAGCCTCTGGACCTCACCGCAGCGGAGTGGCGCGTACTGCACCTGCTTGCCGGAAACGAGGGGATCGTCTTTTCTCGCGAACGGATACTCTCCTCGGCCCTGGATTACATCCACGATGCCTCTACCCGAACCGTGGACACCCATATCAAGAATATTCGCTCAAAACTTGGAAATCCTGCCTGGATCCAGACCGTCCGCAGCTTTGGCTATCGCTTTGCCGGAACGAAGCCGCCCCCGGTTCCCTCCCAACCTCATCAACCTTATCAGAAGGAGCTATAGCGGTGACAAGTCTCTTTCGGAGAACCCTGGGGGCCTTTTCCCTTATGGTGCTGCTTCTGACAACCATCCTGGCAGCAGGTCTTTTTTCGGGATACAACCGATCCATCACCGCCTGGGGCAGGGAACGGGAGAGTTCGGTGGAACCGATTGTTCGGGACATTCTCACGGAACATCGAAAAAAAGCGAGTACCCCGGAGGGCTTCCTGCCGGAGGCACTCTCCCGCCTTCCTCTGGATGTGCCAGTTTTCATCTTTGACACCGACCGAGAGATGATCTACTCCAACCGGGGAGCCGGTCGACGTCGCGAAGCAGAAGGAATGACCCTGGCCGCTGTCAGGGATGACCAGAAACGCCATCTCGGGTACTACACCGTTGGCGCAGCACAGTTCCACCGGGATGCAGCAAACCTGGCCCTCCAGGAGGCGCTTTTTCGGGCCGCCCTGGGGGCGATTCTCGCAGCCGGAGCACTTGCCATGATCGCAGCCGGTCTCCTGGCACGATACCTGGCCCATCCTGCTGCAGAGGTTGCTTCCGGGATTGATCGAATCGCTACGGGGGAGAATCTGTCTCCCATTCCGGAAGTGGGCGCACAGGAAATCAGCACCATCGCCCGTTCGGCCAACATTCTTGTCCGGCGCCTCCAGGAGGAGCAACACCTGCGTGCGCAGTGGGTTCGGGATGTTGTCCACGATCTACGCTCCCCCGTTGCCATGGTGACAGCCCAACTGGAAGCCATTGCCGATGGAATCTACGCTCCGGAGGAACAGAGGATTCACCGAATACTGACAGAACTGGGACGAGTCGAAGGACTTATTCAGAATCTGGACGAGCTGATGCGGCTGGAAGCTTCAGAAATCATCCCGGATATCAAAACCTTCTCTCTGGAAGCCCTCCAGGAGAGCCTGCGGAACCGCTTTGACGACGCAGGAAGAGAAAAGAACATCTCTCTCTTCTGGGAAATTGCACCGAGTCCGGAAGAACCTTCCCCCGAAACATCGACATCCCTGACCGCCCCGTCGATCACGGGAGATCAAAACCTTCTCTACCGGGCTACAGCAAACCTCCTGGATAACGCGATCCGCTACACCCCCCCGGAAGGAACGATCCGGTGCATTCTGGAGCGCATGCCCGGGGAGGCGCGAATCACCGTGACAAACAGCGGCGCTCCGATCCCTCCCGATGAGCTGCCCCATCTTTTCGACCGTCTCTATCGGGGAGAATACGCAAGGAACACCCCGGGGTCGGGACTGGGCCTCACCATAGCCCTCCGGATCGCCCGGATTCACCAGGGATCGATCACGGCAACAAGCTCATCGGACCAGGGGACCAGTCTGGTTATTATCATCCCGCAGTAAATCCTCTGGCAGCAAACCGTCGGGGAACCACATCTTCACAAAACACTCACATATCCTCCCTCCGGAATTCACCAGGAACGATAAGTATGGAAAGATGAAACATAAACGCTGGATACTTGCAGGTGCAGTTTTTTTTGCATCTCTCAACTCCGCCTTTGGTTGTGACTATCTCTACACCATCATGGACCAGGCCGGGACAGAACGCGTCCTGAGAGAGGGCGAGACAGCCCTCCTTCGGGCGAACGAGACGTACACCCTGCGCATGGAATACCGGGAAAACCACCGCAACTGTTCTGTCACTCCGGAACAAACCCTGTACCTCCTGGAAGGAGCTCGCTGGAGGGTAGCCAGGGAAAGCCAGCCACTGGTTCTTGTGGCACCTCCTCAGTGGGAACAGCCCGCTTCCCGCAGCCATCGCGGGGATTTCACCTTTCTGGCTTCTCAGGATGGATACTGGACCCTGGAGGTGATTCGCTCCTGCGACCGGGGGGGGTACCACGGAACGATATATCTGGAGGTGAAACCATGAATAAACCAGGCCGCTCCATGTATCGGGTTCTTCCCCAGACAGCCCTCCTCGTTCTGGTTGTGGCCGGAGCAACTCTCCGAAACAGAGGATTTCATACACCGCTGATCCCTGAGCTTCCCGGCCTGTGCCCCCTGGGGGCAGTACAGGCTCTGGCCTCCCTGGATTGGTCGCGACTGGCAGTTCCGGCAGGAGTTATTCTCACGGCCCTTCTGGCAGGACCCGTCTTCTGCGGACGTCTGTGCCCTTTGGGAACCCTTCAGGAGTGGGCAGGACGGCTGGGAAAGCGCATTTTTGGAAAACCTCTTGCCCCTTCCCCGGCTCAGGATACCACCCTGAGCCGAATCCGCTTCGCAGTCCTTCTTCTGGTCATTCTTGTCAGCGCCCCTATCCCTGGAGTTGCGGGAGGATTTTTCTCTTTCGATCTGGACATGATAAACCCCTCCCCTGCCTTTATTCACCTCTGGACACAGGCAGTACCTCTCTCGGCAGTAATGATTCTTTTCACTCTTCTTGCAGTTTCGATTCGCACAGAGCGGCCCTGGTGTCGCTGGCTGTGTCCCTACGGAGCACTTCTCGGCTTCATCGGGAAAGCAAGCCCCGTGAAAATCAGGAGAGTTAACGAGTCCTGCCTGCACTGCAAAAAATGTGACCACTCCTGCCCTATGGGACTAACTCCCTCTTTGGTGGAGGCTGTTCGAGATGGGCGATGCAATCGCTGTGAGCAATGTATTCCGGCCTGCCCCGTACAGAACACACTATCGATGGCCACGCCCCCCAGAACGGCATTATTTTCGAAGATGCGAAAGCCTCTTTCTGGTCCTTATCAGGGAAGGCCTGGCAAAGAGATATCGGGCTGGTCGCTCACAGCAGTGGCGGTACTTCTTTTTTTTACGCCTCTTCTTGCAACCGGAATCATCGGGACACTCAGGGATTCCGCCGCAACCCCTCTTGCAGGTGCCCCCCTCTCCGCCCGAGATATCTCCCCTACGATGACGCTTCAGGAGCTTTCAGAGCAGGCGGGAAAAGATTCTGCAGAATTACTCGAGTTGTTGCGTCTGCCCCTTGAGCTGGATACCTCGCTCATGCTGATAGACCTGGAGGATGAACCGGGACTGGAGGAGATCACCCTGGGGTACATCCGGGCAATCTTCACAGACACTTCACGAGAGCCCCACAGCACCACTACAGCCCCGGGAGATACTCTAAAGTGAAGAACAAACCATAGGAGGTTTATGATGAAAGGTTTTACAATCACCCTTCTGTTTCTTATCGGAGCAGGAACCATCGCAGCATGGGCTCATAGCCCGGTGCGGGAGCACACACCCTCGGGAGACCTCATTGATCCCCCGGGACGAGTTGTCGCCGCCCAGGGAACTATGGACACACTCTCGGGAAATCTGGTGTGGGAGGATCAGGAGTGGCATCTCCGGGAATCCAGCAGCTCCAGGATGTATGAATTGCACATGGGGCCCTACGGACACCAGGAAGAACCCCTTTTCTCCACCGGTGCCACCGCCACCGTGAAAGGCTTTGTCTTGGGAGGCCACATTGCCCCTGTTTCGGTCGAGTCCGAGGGTTCCACCCGGGAATTCTGGACCCCCGCCAGAATTCCCCGCTGGGCAGGATCAGGAGAAGGGGAAGGAAGAGTTGCCTGGGAGCGCGACGATGTCCCCCAAGGGCACCGCCTGGCGGTGGCCGATCCTGGGAACAGAGCGAATCGGGAAAGCGCTGACGACGCCCCCAGGCTTTTGCGGAACCGCAGAACCGACAGTCCTGACTCCCGGGGCACTCCCCAAACCCGGCCTGTGCCCGAGAGAGGACGCGCAAGAAACCAGTAGTTCCCTGTCCCTTCGGAAGCCCCCCGGCAGGGGGGCTTTGCGGAGAGGGCTCGCCCAAGAATGGCCGGATTCCTTCTTCCAGTATCAGATGATCAGGTATCACTCCGGGATTCACTATCCTCACCGGAACTATCCTCACCGGAGCAGACCAGCCCTGTGGCAAACTCCAGAACCCAGGAGGTCCCGCCTCCTTGCACAGGCTCCCTTTGAAGCGATCCCTTCAACTGGCTACACAGGCTCTCAACCAGGGTCATTCCAAAAGAGTTCCGTCGTCTTCGCCCTGGATCGTCCCCGAAACCTCCTGCAGAACCATCTCCAGGAGCTGACCGGGAAGTAAAACCTACCCCGTTGTCAGAAATCGTTACACGCACTGAGGTGGCTGTAGCAGCCGCAAGAGAGACTTTGATCACCCCCCCTTGCCCGGAAGGAAACGCGTGCTTCACCGCATTCAAAACCAGTTCACTCACGATCAGCCCGAAGGGGACCGCCCGATCCAGAAGGCACTCCAGCGCCGGAGGCCCCTCAAGGTGGAAAGAGAGCTTCCGTTCTTCCCGGTAATAGCCCGTTTCGACCTCCTGCATCACCTGATCAGCGTAACTCACCAGGTTCACCCTATCCAGAAGCTCCGAGTTATACAGCGACTCATGCACCGCCGAGAGAGCGAGTATTCGCGTGCGGAGACTTGACAGAACCTCTTGCGCATCCTCATGAAGATCCTCGGCATGGAGGCTCATCAGGCTTGAGACAAGCTGCATGTTGTTCTTCACCCGGTGATGTAACTCCCGCAGGAGGACCTGCTGGGTCTCGTTGGCCGCCAGAAGCTGCTGATAGAGCTGGGAGTTTACGATCGCCACAGCGGCGTTATGGGCCAGAGCAGTAGCAACCTGGATATCTCCCTGGGAAAAGGGCGCCACCCTGGAACGGTCCATGGTAAAGATTCCCACAACCCGGCCTTCCTGAATCAGGGGAACCCCCAGCCAGGACCGGATATGGGCTGACTCGTATCGCCCCTCCTCGGTGAGAAAAAAGGGGTATTGAGACTGGATATCCTCAACCGCTACGGGAGTCTGTTCTTCCAGAACGAAGACATTCGGAAAACGCCGATCCAGGGGAAACTGCAAGCCCACCACCTTCTCGGGTCGGGAAAATCCCCAGACCTGAACAACCCGCAGATGGTGATCTTCCAGGAGCTGGACCGAACCGGTGTCGAAATATACGCTTTCGGCCAGGAGTGCCATCGTATCCTGATAGATCTGTTGCGGTTGCCTGATGGAGCTGTTCAGCCGTACCGCCGATTCAAGCAACGTCTGGAGTCGCCCTGCCAGCCGGGTTGTCCGCAACTCCCCATAATAGCGCTCGGTGATATCGTGAGCAACGATTGAGACTCCACGGGTTCCCTGATCCGGAACATCCACGGGCGTGAGAAAGATTTCAAAGTACCAGCTTCTGCCGTCCACCCGGTACTGTTCTTCCAGAGAGAAGGATTTTCCCGAAAGCGCGCGCTGACACCGCTCACGCCACAGCCCCCGTGCCTCACGAGGGATTTGCTCAACCAGATCCTGCCCTTCATCGATTCGCACGTGAAAGAGGCGAAAGAAGAGTAACAAAAAACTGCGGTTGTACGCCAACAGCCTGAGATCCCGATCCAGGAAACACATGGCGTCGGAGTTGCTATCCAGGAGCAGGCGGAGATTCATCTCGCTCACAGACTCAAGACTAATGGAGGTTTTCCGGAATGGCAAGGTATATTGCTATATCGATATATAATATGCCGTAGCAACCGCTGCTCACGCTACCGGACAAGCGGAGCCGGCAACAGGTTGCACCCGGAAAGAAGCGGCCTCAGAACGACAGAACGCTAGAACGACAGAACGCTAGAACGCTCCCTGAAGGGGCAGGACAAAAGCGTCCCGAAAAACGCAAGGGTACGCAACAATCGCAATTTTCTGGTACGCCCTGGCAGGTATTCCCGCATCGGCCACCGCGATGCGCCCACACGAACCCTCCTGAAGTCCTGTCTTGGGCAACGCCAGACACAGCGTGCGATCAGGCCTGACGGCGCCCTCTGCAGCGACTCCCGTGGTGGCATCCACCCCGCAGGGAATATCCAGCGAGAGAACCTCCGATTCCTGACGGCGGGCTTCATTGATCCAGCGACAAAGCCGGGCTGTGTCGGGATCATCCAGCATCGCCGGACCCGCCGCCGGCATGGCCTCGACGATCAGCCTCGGGCGCCGGGGAAGTTCGGCCAAAGAAGAGGCAACCACACCCTCCGTCTCCAGAAATGCCCGCCACTGGTTTTCCGCTGCCGATGCAAGCCCGGGGAGAGCGATGCTGTTCTGGTGCGGTATCTCGAGAACAACCACAGAGATACCATGATTGGAGAGGTGGCGAGCCAGGGATAATCCCACCGCTCCCGACAGGGTGCCCCGTTCCGGAAGGATCACCACGGGAAGCTCCCGGGAAGATCTTTCGGCGCAAGCCACTGAATAGGCACTCCTGCCGCTGCACTCGATAATCTCGGCAATTCCCGGCGATTTAGTTCGGTCTGCCACGGCCAGAAGCTGGCGCGCCTCCGCCGCCGTTACAGCCGATACGGGGTCTCCTTTTTCGGTCAGGAACAGACGTTGCATCTTTTCTCCATCACCCGTAGCGAGCCAGCACATCCAGGAAGGCTTCCCGGGTTTTCCAGGGGGCTTCCGAGGTGGGGCAATGTCCGCAGTCCTCAATTCGTACCCGCCTTGACGAGGGAACAGCCTCCTGGAAACGATCCAGGGCAGAGACGTCGGTCACCTGATCGCACTCCCCCCACAGAACCGTTACAGGGGAACGGAGCTCTTGCAACCGTTCCCCCAGAGGATCTTCGCCTTGCGAAAAAAGCTGATCAAAAATTCGTTCCAGCACGTCCCGTTTGATCTCGATCTCCCGCAGGGCCGTTCTGCGCAGAAAGCCCGGCAGGGGCCGGGGCTGGTGATAGAGTGTATGCATCATGACGTCCCACTCCGCTTCGTTTCGGGGAAGCAGAAGGTTTCGTCCTGCCCGGTATTCCTCCCAAAAGGGCGTCTGCCGCAACGGACGAATACCGGCCGGGCCGATAAGGATCACCGCTCGGCAGAGATCGGGGATTTCACAGGCCACAAGGCCGGCGATCAT is part of the Alkalispirochaeta americana genome and harbors:
- a CDS encoding alpha/beta fold hydrolase; amino-acid sequence: MWGDQFRLTLYRRRRRRAARARYRTIHDGTGRAWTLYHVRSKGGNVLGVPVVFFHGFGSDGSSWLSFFPELSENRELVAVDLPGFGGHYPLEDDQYTPSWYAGVCVSLLRELAVRWGQPPIIIGTSLGAMIAGLVACEIPDLCRAVILIGPAGIRPLRQTPFWEEYRAGRNLLLPRNEAEWDVMMHTLYHQPRPLPGFLRRTALREIEIKRDVLERIFDQLFSQGEDPLGERLQELRSPVTVLWGECDQVTDVSALDRFQEAVPSSRRVRIEDCGHCPTSEAPWKTREAFLDVLARYG
- a CDS encoding NAD(P)H-hydrate epimerase is translated as MQRLFLTEKGDPVSAVTAAEARQLLAVADRTKSPGIAEIIECSGRSAYSVACAERSSRELPVVILPERGTLSGAVGLSLARHLSNHGISVVVLEIPHQNSIALPGLASAAENQWRAFLETEGVVASSLAELPRRPRLIVEAMPAAGPAMLDDPDTARLCRWINEARRQESEVLSLDIPCGVDATTGVAAEGAVRPDRTLCLALPKTGLQEGSCGRIAVADAGIPARAYQKIAIVAYPCVFRDAFVLPLQGAF
- a CDS encoding 4Fe-4S binding protein gives rise to the protein MNKPGRSMYRVLPQTALLVLVVAGATLRNRGFHTPLIPELPGLCPLGAVQALASLDWSRLAVPAGVILTALLAGPVFCGRLCPLGTLQEWAGRLGKRIFGKPLAPSPAQDTTLSRIRFAVLLLVILVSAPIPGVAGGFFSFDLDMINPSPAFIHLWTQAVPLSAVMILFTLLAVSIRTERPWCRWLCPYGALLGFIGKASPVKIRRVNESCLHCKKCDHSCPMGLTPSLVEAVRDGRCNRCEQCIPACPVQNTLSMATPPRTALFSKMRKPLSGPYQGRPGKEISGWSLTAVAVLLFFTPLLATGIIGTLRDSAATPLAGAPLSARDISPTMTLQELSEQAGKDSAELLELLRLPLELDTSLMLIDLEDEPGLEEITLGYIRAIFTDTSREPHSTTTAPGDTLK
- a CDS encoding response regulator transcription factor, which produces MARVFVIEDNEGLREAIVSYLELSEHQVYPFGTIDGVIEAARTLEPELFILDVMLPDGDGFHLARSLRKHLSTPIIFLTARTSESDRITGFELGGDDYVTKPFSMKELVLRVRAVLSRAALATGPAREEALLSGGPRASGAITARWILPDTPEAGMLCLEEEAHRITLGEKPLDLTAAEWRVLHLLAGNEGIVFSRERILSSALDYIHDASTRTVDTHIKNIRSKLGNPAWIQTVRSFGYRFAGTKPPPVPSQPHQPYQKEL
- a CDS encoding sensor histidine kinase, whose protein sequence is MNLRLLLDSNSDAMCFLDRDLRLLAYNRSFLLLFFRLFHVRIDEGQDLVEQIPREARGLWRERCQRALSGKSFSLEEQYRVDGRSWYFEIFLTPVDVPDQGTRGVSIVAHDITERYYGELRTTRLAGRLQTLLESAVRLNSSIRQPQQIYQDTMALLAESVYFDTGSVQLLEDHHLRVVQVWGFSRPEKVVGLQFPLDRRFPNVFVLEEQTPVAVEDIQSQYPFFLTEEGRYESAHIRSWLGVPLIQEGRVVGIFTMDRSRVAPFSQGDIQVATALAHNAAVAIVNSQLYQQLLAANETQQVLLRELHHRVKNNMQLVSSLMSLHAEDLHEDAQEVLSSLRTRILALSAVHESLYNSELLDRVNLVSYADQVMQEVETGYYREERKLSFHLEGPPALECLLDRAVPFGLIVSELVLNAVKHAFPSGQGGVIKVSLAAATATSVRVTISDNGVGFTSRSAPGDGSAGGFGDDPGRRRRNSFGMTLVESLCSQLKGSLQREPVQGGGTSWVLEFATGLVCSGEDSSGEDSESRSDT
- a CDS encoding HAMP domain-containing sensor histidine kinase, translating into MTSLFRRTLGAFSLMVLLLTTILAAGLFSGYNRSITAWGRERESSVEPIVRDILTEHRKKASTPEGFLPEALSRLPLDVPVFIFDTDREMIYSNRGAGRRREAEGMTLAAVRDDQKRHLGYYTVGAAQFHRDAANLALQEALFRAALGAILAAGALAMIAAGLLARYLAHPAAEVASGIDRIATGENLSPIPEVGAQEISTIARSANILVRRLQEEQHLRAQWVRDVVHDLRSPVAMVTAQLEAIADGIYAPEEQRIHRILTELGRVEGLIQNLDELMRLEASEIIPDIKTFSLEALQESLRNRFDDAGREKNISLFWEIAPSPEEPSPETSTSLTAPSITGDQNLLYRATANLLDNAIRYTPPEGTIRCILERMPGEARITVTNSGAPIPPDELPHLFDRLYRGEYARNTPGSGLGLTIALRIARIHQGSITATSSSDQGTSLVIIIPQ
- the nth gene encoding endonuclease III — its product is MDVSSERILKILKILEGEYQQTPSMLDYRSPFELLIAVILSAQTTDEQVNAVLPGLFSRFPGPRELAQASQEEVEQLIHSVGFFRRKSQSIIGASRHLLDYHEGMVPGSMESLVKIPGVGRKSAGVVLLHIYDEPAIIVDTHFGRVVRRLGFSQKNDPVKLEHDLADLLPRKHWNAASMRLNYHGRRYCFSRKPACGACPLKALCPSREETENLHG